TTTGAACACGTTCAAAAATATTTAATGAAATTATTGAGACATTAGAATACCAATATTTTGTATTCAAACGGGTTTACGATAAATTCGTGAATTTATACTTTTAAGTAATGATAATTTTATTCAGGCTATAGAGATTCTTGAAATTCGTTTTTCTATTTTTTTCAAAATGCAATTTCCTCCTAAATTTTTTTGGCACAAAAAAAACGAAAACCGTTGGCATAGATGAAACAATTGGAGGATCCAATCATGATTCAGAAAAAAATAGTGATGTTGGTATTTTTAATTTTACTCTTTTCTAACTGTCATAAGACAGAAGATAAACAAGATAACAATTTACTTCTACTTCAGGCCTTAGCCATTCAAGATCCAGGAATTGCGGGACTATTAGCTCCTATGGATCTTATGCGCTCTATGGGTGGTTCAAGTGGAGCCGGAGCTTATTCTAAAGGTATCGTATCTCCTTTTCAAACAACCAGTACTACCGAAGAAGTTTCTACTGTATGTCCATCAGGTGGAAAGATGCTGCACACTGGTGAATGGAACGAAAGTGATTCTCAAACTGGGGCGAGTTTTCAATATTCTCTTAAAGTAAAGTATATAGATTGTAGAATCATGGGTCGTGACACATCCGGCACTGGAGCCAATAGAATTATGGCTTTGAACGGTGAGGCTACGATGGAAGGAAGAGCAGATCTAGTATTTGATGTCGGTTTTGCTCCTCAAGATGCAAAGCCTGAACTCAGATATACTATGAATTCTACTTCTATAAACAATTTTGATTCTTATACCGTAAACGGGCATGCGTATCCTAAGACAGATATTACTGCTAAAACAAGTAATGGAAAATATGCCTTTAAACACATGGATGATGTAGATAAAGCAACGATGACCGTGGATGAAACTTTAGAAGTCACCGGAAAGAGTGGAGAAGAAGAAATCAATCAAGTGATCAAGTATAAAAGTACAACTAAACTTCACTAATTCTATTACTGCCGAGTAAAAGTCTCGGCGGTTTTTTAATCAAAATTTTTCTTTCAAAAATTACCCTAGGCCTGCCTTAAAAACTTGATCTTGAATTTTTTAATCCAATGTAGTAGTTTCCACAAAAATTAAGTTAACTTGATAAATTTATACTTTTTGAATGCGTTTTTTAACGAAGTTTTTGTATAATTCCATCATAAAAATTGAAAATCTATTTTATAGAGGTTTTCTTACGAATAGAGTTTTTGAAAAATTCTATAGTGGAGATTTGCAAACTGTTTCAATTGTCCATTTCAACACAACGGAAACAGATGAAGAATTCATTTTTTAACAACTCTAATATATAAAATTCTTACAATGACTTGTTTATGAAAGGAGAGGATCGCATTTTTACTTAGCTTTTTGTAATATTCAGAACTATATAACAGAATACTCAATAGAGTTGTTGAAAAATTCCATAGTGAAAATTCGTAAAATTGCTTCAATTGTCCATTCAATCCAATACAAACAGATCAAGAATTAATTTTTCAACAACTCTAATATCTTGCATTCAAACAGCTCTTTATGATGGATATTTTTAGAATAGGTTCGATAAAGTCCAAAATTCTGTAACTCTAATCTAGAGCCAAATCCATAAAAATGATGTGGTTTGAAATTTGTGAATTGTTTTCTCTAAATTGGCCATAAACGTAAAAACGCTAAGACGAGAGAAATCAGTATATCAAATACCTTTTCTAAGAACGTTTGAGTCATTTGTTTAAAAAATGATTGAGTCCGAAATAGATATATCTACAATGGATATATGGTGATTAAAGAAGAATCAATCGAAACGAAAGGAATCACTCCGGCGATGTTTCATATTCTTCTTTCTTTGGCGGAAGGACCGCAACATGGATATGGAATTGGAAAATCAGTGGAAATTTCCTCGGGAGGAAACTTTCATCTTGGACCGGGAACTTTGTATAGAACTTTAGAATTGATTCGGGGTTTTGGCTGGGTTCGATATTCCAAAAAGAAAGTAATGGAAAATGACGATCCTAGAAGGCTCTATTACGAAATTACTTCTAATGGTAAAGAGATACTTGTTTATGAGCTTAAAAAAATGGAAACAACTTTAAAAAGAGCGAAGAAGTTAAAACTGTTGGGAAATTGAAAATGATTTTTCGATGTTTTAAGGTCCTAATTCAAATTGTATATCCTGTTTCTTTTTCAAAAAAAATGAAAAATGCGATTCAGATTCATCTGGAAGATTCATATCGGGACGGATCATTTCGAATATTTTATTTATTTGATATTCTAATATCTGGTTTTCGAGAAAGAATTTCGAGCGAAATGAGATCGTTTCGACTTTTATGGGAATATGATCATCGTTCTGTCTTTGGTCTTATGATCTTAATTCCATGGAATTTATTTTTAATTCTGATGTTTGCAAGTTTGTTTATAGGTGGACCGGGTTGGTTGAAGTTTTTTCATAATTTTCCTTATGAAAGAAACGTTTCTGCCGAATCCATTTTTCCTTTTTTATTATTTCTTGCTGTGATTTTACTTGTTCAGGACTTATTTCTTTTCAAAAAGAAAAGATCTGTTTTTAAAAGATATTCTTATCTGTTTTATATAAATATGAGTTTAGTAGTTCCTTTTTTTCTAATTTTAGTTCTTTGAGGAGTTTATGAAAATTTTTGCACTGAGTATTTTAGTTTTAGTAGTTTTACTTGTAGCGTTCCTATTTTATATGGGCGCCTTTGATCGAGTTCTGGTTCAAGAGGAAGTCAAAGGACCGTTTTACGTTCTTTCGCATGAAAGGATCGGAGATTATAGAAATGTTGGACTTACGTTCGAAGCACTTCAAAAAGAACTACCTGAAAGAGGAATTCGAAATTTTAAATTGTTCTCCATATATTTGGACAATCCGAACGAGGTTCCTAAAGAAAAGCTACGATGTGAAGTAGGGGCTCTTTTTTCGGAACCATTAGAAAAAATTCCAGTCGGACTTTCTTTAGAGTTGAAACCAAGAACCATTCCTTCTAAAAAATATCTTACTGCAGAGTTTCCATTGAGAAACTTTCTTTCTATTTTTCTTGGAATCTACAAGGTCTATCCGAAACTTTTTAGAGCTTGTGAGGAAAGAGGCTGTGATCTCAAAGGAAGAGCATCCATTGAAATTTATGAGCCCCTTACAGAACACAAGACTACATATCTTTTGCCTTTAGATTAGAGAAGTTTACTAAATTCCATCTTAAGAGTAAATTAAAATATTTTGAATATATATTCAAAAGTGATAATATTAAATTTTTAAGATAGATAACGTGAGTTTTGTATAACACAATAGGAGTGATGCTGAGAGGAACTCAGTAGAAGGCTCTCTCAAACTAAAGACGATGATTGTATCATGTTTTCTGTATATAATTTATTGATTAGAGTTGAGAATCTGGTCCGGCTGCCTGTGGCAAGCCGGATTCAACCAAACTCAATTTCTTACTCCCTACAAGTTGTTCTATAGATCGCAGCATGATAATTGTCTTTATATTGCTCGAACTAAAAGTTGTGGATTACTTCAAAAAATCAATTCATTGTGAAATAGATAACATTGGATAAGGACTCGTAAAAGCTAAATGTGGGAACTACTGCAAATTTAGATTTTACCGGCAAATTTCGAAAGTGTAGGAACTCTTACAAATTTCGATTACGAAAAATAAATATTTAAAAATCTGTAATGTGACTTAATCTGTGGGAACTACTGCAAATCTAGATTTTACAGTAAAATTGTGAAAAAACAAGCAATCGTTTTCTTTACAACAATGTTTGTTTTATCAGCGCTTAAGTTTTTAATTTCTGAACTCGTACATCAAACATTATAATCTGTCCTCTGAACGAGCCCTAGATTCTTTTTTAATTCGTGTAAGTTACATAAGTAAAATCTAAAATTCTTATTAGAAATGAATAACGGATTTTAGATTTTCCGTATTTCCCGAAAAACTTTCCTTTTTAAAAAAAGTCTGAGAAGAATTTACTAAATCTAAATAACCGTCTCGGAACACTGACAGATCTTTTTGAGAATCGGGAGAATTTTTTCCAGAAACGTCCGAAAGTGCAGCGAGTGCGAATGTCTCAAACGCTAGGTCAGCTATATAAATCCGATTTAGATCTAATTCCTGAGAACTTGAATGATCCAGTAGATTTTGTAAAAGTTCCGATTTTTTACGGATCGTTTCCGCTGCTTTCGAGCTTGAATCTGTGATTTCTTCTACGTATTTAAAAAATGCTTTTGCAACTTTTTCTCTTTTAAATCCGCGGAGTACGTGTTCGCTTAACAATAAATGGGTTCCTTCCCAGGTTTCATTTATTATGGAATCGTTATGTAATCTAGGAAGAGCGGAAAAATCGCCTACGATACCATTTCCGCCTAACACTAAAATGGAATTGTAGGTGATCTCTGTGGAAATAGCGGAACATTTATATTTTAAAAGTGGGGCAAGCACTTCTCCCGCGAGTTTTAAAGTTTCAGGGGTATGAAAATGTCTGAAAATAGAAGTCAACATTGCGGTGTGTTTGAGCCTTTGG
Above is a window of Leptospira kirschneri serovar Cynopteri str. 3522 CT DNA encoding:
- the srpB gene encoding sigma factor SigX-regulated lipoprotein SrpB (It has been reported that the expression of three genes, including srpA (LIMLP_06130), srpB (LIMLP_15890), and srpC, (LIMLP_03790), was regulated by the sigma factor SigX (LIMLP_03680) and anti-sigma factor Rsx (LIMLP_03685) in pathogenic species of Leptospira. SrpB and SrpC are paralogs.), with protein sequence MIQKKIVMLVFLILLFSNCHKTEDKQDNNLLLLQALAIQDPGIAGLLAPMDLMRSMGGSSGAGAYSKGIVSPFQTTSTTEEVSTVCPSGGKMLHTGEWNESDSQTGASFQYSLKVKYIDCRIMGRDTSGTGANRIMALNGEATMEGRADLVFDVGFAPQDAKPELRYTMNSTSINNFDSYTVNGHAYPKTDITAKTSNGKYAFKHMDDVDKATMTVDETLEVTGKSGEEEINQVIKYKSTTKLH
- a CDS encoding PadR family transcriptional regulator, with translation MIKEESIETKGITPAMFHILLSLAEGPQHGYGIGKSVEISSGGNFHLGPGTLYRTLELIRGFGWVRYSKKKVMENDDPRRLYYEITSNGKEILVYELKKMETTLKRAKKLKLLGN
- a CDS encoding GyrI-like domain-containing protein, which encodes MKIFALSILVLVVLLVAFLFYMGAFDRVLVQEEVKGPFYVLSHERIGDYRNVGLTFEALQKELPERGIRNFKLFSIYLDNPNEVPKEKLRCEVGALFSEPLEKIPVGLSLELKPRTIPSKKYLTAEFPLRNFLSIFLGIYKVYPKLFRACEERGCDLKGRASIEIYEPLTEHKTTYLLPLD